The region ATTACTATAAGCATTAGAATTTACTGGGGCGTTACCAATTGTAAAGGTAAAATCTTGAGTTTCATTAATTCTTAATGAGCCCGACAAAGGTAAAATAGCATTATCGACTTCTAAAGAGGAATACAATACTGATGGATAATCAACAGCTGTCGAAATTGACGGGTTGCTGACAAGTGTATGTTCAATTTCAGGATCTACCATAGCCGAACACCCCGTCTGAACTGTGTATGATATGTCTATAAAACTTATAGAACCGATTAGCGGAGTACTAATAGTAAATACTGGTTTATTAGGATTAGACGAATCTACAGAAACCCCCGCTACAGGGTAGGTAGGTAAGCGCTACAAACTCTGATTGACTAGGCAATTGTACACTCACTTGTTCATTACTAGAGGTAGTACCATATAACCTAAAACTAAATGTTGATGCATCACCGCATGCAATAACCTCAGTTGGAAGATCAGTTGACGGGTTTACAACAATATTCTGAGCCCTTAGATTTAGTGTACAGAAAAAAAGTATCGATACTAAAATGTAAAAGAATTTTATTGGGTTACACAACATTCTATAGACCTTCAAATAACTAAACTTATTCGCCAACAGATTTTATTGACGCTATTCTCAGGTAAATATATTTAGACTTAAGTTGTTATGAGAAAAAGTGTTGTGTAGAGCCTAATTGTAGATGTAACTGCTGTTTTTTTCATTGTAAGCAAGTATTTAATACTGCTTTAACACCTATAAATACTATACTTGATCGATTAAATGCAGAACAAAAAAAACATGTATAAACAAAAAAAACAGCTATAGATATAGCTGCCTTTTCTGTAGTATATAAAAAATTTTATTCTAAAATTATAAATTCTGATCTCCTATTAATATCATGTTTAGCTGCCGAACATTTAACACCATCTGAACACTCATTTAGCAATTTAGTTTCACCGAAACCTTCACTAACCAGTCTGTCTTTAGATATTCCTTTTTTAATCATGTAATTAACGGTAGATTCTGCTCTTTTTTGAGATAACCAAAGATTATAAGCTGCAGGACCTCGACTATCTGTATGAGAATTCACCTTTAATTTCAAACTTGGATATTTCTCCATCGCCGATATTACCTTTTCAATCTCTACTTCCGATACCTTTTTAATGTCATATTTATCGAAATCGAAATAAATGGTACTTAACTGAAGTAGTTTCGCTAAATCATCACCAAAACCTGCAGTAATATTATCTCTTTCAAGATAAAAATCTATAATTTTTGGTTTTCCATCAGATACTCCAATATACTCTTCAAAAGGTACATAACCTTCCATTAAAGCTCTTACAAAATTTCCTTTATTACAATCTAATTCTAAATTATAGTTTCCGTCAGAATCTGTAATCGTAGCTAATACCTCTTCATTATTCTCGTCTATCACCTTAATAGTTGCTCCAACTAAAACTTCATTAGAAATTTTATCTCTTACAGTACCGTTAATTTTTTGAATACAGTCAAATTCCAATGGTCTTGTTTCCGTAAAACTATAAATATCATCATAACCCATTCCCCCTTCACGATTTGAAGCAACATAACCAGTTCTTAACTCCTCATCGAAAATAAAAGTAAAATCATCACTATTACCATTTACAGGTTTTCCTATATTCAAAACCTTACCTGAGAAATCTTGTCTTTTTATTTTAGTTGCAAAAACATCTAAACCACCTAGACCCGGATGCCCATCTGATGAGAAATACAATACTTCATCAGTTGTAATATAAGGGAAAGTCTCCCTTGCTTCTGTATTAATATTTGAACCTAAATTTTGAGGTGTACCAAATGAACGATCTTCATTAATAGCAACCATAAATAAATCTGATTCACCTAACGTACCAGGCATGTCTGAGACAAAATATAACGTTTTTTCATCAGGACTCAAAGCAGGGTTTGCTACAGAATAAGAATCACTATTAAAAGGTAACTCTTCAACTTCTCCCCAAACACCCTCATCTGTTAAAATAGCTCTTAAAATCTTTAACCTTACAATGCCTTTATCATCTTTTACGGTTTTTCTCTTTTCAGAATTATTGCGTGTAAAATACATTGTCTGACCATCTTTTGTAACTACAGATGTAGATTCATGATAACGTGTATTTACATTATCATCTAATTTTTTAACATGATTTATAGATAAACTATCCGCATTTATTTCATATAAATCTAAAAAGTCCTTTGCATTCCAAGTATGACGATATCTTGCAAAATTACCTGTATCTCTATCAGAAGAAAATATCAAACCTTCTTTATAAAAAGAAGGAGCGAAATCTGAATAAGGTGAATTATATTCGAAAGGACCTAAATTATATCTACCAGAATTCTCTTCTAATTCTGACATAAAATCTCGGTCTTCAGTAAATGCATTGGCTCGACCATCACTTTTTGTTATCTCTATAAATTTATTCATTACACCACTAGAAGCATCATAATCTCCCAAGGTTTTAAGAGACTGAGCATACTTAAAGTAGTCCTCTGCAGTAACTTCTGCCGAATAATCTGTAACGAGTTGTTTGTAAGTTTCAGCAGCTTCTGTGTAATCGGCATTATAATAGTATGAATTACCTAATTTTCTTAGCAAATCTGCTGAGACATAACCCTTATCTAAGACCTTTTTATAAATATCTATTGCCGGACTGAAAGAATACGACTCGAACTTCTCATTTCCTTTTTGAATCAGTCGTTCTTGAGCTTCACTTAATCCGTGAAAGAACATCAAGAATACTAAAATAAATTTTACTTTATGTTTCATATATAAGTTTGCCATTTAGAAAAAACGAGGTGAAACCAATTTTTGAAATGATTTTACCAATTCATATCTTAAGAGAACTTCAAATGATCCGTCGTTAAACTGAGTACCTCCTAAATCTGTTGTTTCTCTATCATATGCAAGACCAATCATAAATTGATCTGAAATTTGGAAGCCAGCCATTGCACTTACTGCTGCATCCCATCTGTATGCTGCCCCGAAAGTAAATTTCTCATTAAACATAAAGTTTGCAGAAAAATCTACCTGTAGTGGTGCTCCACCAACTACTTTAGTAAGTAAAGCAGGTTTAAATTTTAAATTTCCATTTAAATCAAAAACGTACCCTGTTATTAAATAAAAATTAATTCTGTCTTTAGACAAAAACTGAGTATCATTCGCATCTCTCTGTGAACTATCAAAATGTTCCGTTTCAAATAAATTCGGTGCAGAAAGACCTGCATAAAACTTAGTTGAATGGTAGTAAAGACCAACACCTACATTGGGTGAAAACTTGTTTTCAATATTATCAGTTCTTACAACTTCTTCATCAAAATTTCGAAGTTGACTAAAGTCTAAATTCACTAAGTTACCACCTGCCTTTAATCCAAAAGATAATTTACCTTCGGCAGAAACGTCTATTGTATAGGAAACAAGTGCATCAAAATAAGTTTCCTGAACGGCACCTTCACCTATTTCATCATTAACAATTGAAAAACCGTATCCAAGTTTACTATTTCTAATAGGAGACTGAATATTAAATGTTTGCGTTGATGGAGCTCCTTCCAAACCTACCCATTGCGACCTATGTAAACCTGTAATACTCAACTGACCCCTTGAGCCAGCATAAGCAGGGTTAATGCTCATTGTATTAAACATGTACTGAGTATACTGC is a window of Maribacter aquivivus DNA encoding:
- a CDS encoding OmpA family protein; the encoded protein is MKHKVKFILVFLMFFHGLSEAQERLIQKGNEKFESYSFSPAIDIYKKVLDKGYVSADLLRKLGNSYYYNADYTEAAETYKQLVTDYSAEVTAEDYFKYAQSLKTLGDYDASSGVMNKFIEITKSDGRANAFTEDRDFMSELEENSGRYNLGPFEYNSPYSDFAPSFYKEGLIFSSDRDTGNFARYRHTWNAKDFLDLYEINADSLSINHVKKLDDNVNTRYHESTSVVTKDGQTMYFTRNNSEKRKTVKDDKGIVRLKILRAILTDEGVWGEVEELPFNSDSYSVANPALSPDEKTLYFVSDMPGTLGESDLFMVAINEDRSFGTPQNLGSNINTEARETFPYITTDEVLYFSSDGHPGLGGLDVFATKIKRQDFSGKVLNIGKPVNGNSDDFTFIFDEELRTGYVASNREGGMGYDDIYSFTETRPLEFDCIQKINGTVRDKISNEVLVGATIKVIDENNEEVLATITDSDGNYNLELDCNKGNFVRALMEGYVPFEEYIGVSDGKPKIIDFYLERDNITAGFGDDLAKLLQLSTIYFDFDKYDIKKVSEVEIEKVISAMEKYPSLKLKVNSHTDSRGPAAYNLWLSQKRAESTVNYMIKKGISKDRLVSEGFGETKLLNECSDGVKCSAAKHDINRRSEFIILE
- a CDS encoding PorP/SprF family type IX secretion system membrane protein, with translation MNIKNKFLILFGGLLLMFSSAVAQQDAQYTQYMFNTMSINPAYAGSRGQLSITGLHRSQWVGLEGAPSTQTFNIQSPIRNSKLGYGFSIVNDEIGEGAVQETYFDALVSYTIDVSAEGKLSFGLKAGGNLVNLDFSQLRNFDEEVVRTDNIENKFSPNVGVGLYYHSTKFYAGLSAPNLFETEHFDSSQRDANDTQFLSKDRINFYLITGYVFDLNGNLKFKPALLTKVVGGAPLQVDFSANFMFNEKFTFGAAYRWDAAVSAMAGFQISDQFMIGLAYDRETTDLGGTQFNDGSFEVLLRYELVKSFQKLVSPRFF